A stretch of DNA from Nonlabens ponticola:
TATCCAATAACTCCAGCACGCAAAAGGCCAAAAACCAATTGTATCACACCACCCAGAACAACAGCAACAAGAAATTGTTCGTAACCTAAAGAAGCAATAGCTGCGAGTACTATGGCTGCAAGACCAGCCGCTGGTCCACTAACACCTACCTGTGATCCACTTATAGATCCTACCACGATACCACCTATAATACCAGCAATCAATCCAGCAAATGGTGGCGCGTCACTAGCTACGGCAATACCTAGACATAGTGGTAACGCAACAAAAAATACAACTATACTGGCTGGAAAATCCTTGGATAAATATTTGAACATAAGGCAGTGCTATAAGAATATTGGGAAAGATAAAAATAAAGCAACTCATATCGAGACATTGCCTCAAAACAAAATACTTACAATTCTTTATAACTGTCCTGTGGCACCCATGCCTTCTCACCGTTGGCGATGCGGACTTTGCTCCAGTCCTCATAGGATTCCAGTATCTCAACTTTGGTTCCAGCATGCAGTGTAAAGGTAGATTGAGAGCTGTTATTAGGTTCACTTCTGGAAATAACCTCTTGATCATAGATAATGGCAGTATTGCTACTGACCATCAAGTCGTTTGACCTGAATGCCGCATAAATCGATAAACCCATCACGAGTAAAAAGACGATGAAAAACGTGAAAAACAATCGCTTCTTGCCACTTGTTGCGGCGTAATGATATAGCACAAAACACAAAACGGCCAGTATCGCTAGCATGATGCTCAAGTAAGCCCAACTATCGGTTGACATGGATTTCACCAGAGACGTCATCGCATCTAGAAAGGGATTACCACCTAACGACTCTATGCGATCTACCGTCATTTGTTGCGCAAACTTTAAATTGTTCCGTACGTCTTCATTATCTGGATCCATCATCAAGGCTTTTTCATAGTGATAGATGGACGGTGCGACCTCATTCAACTTATAGTATGTATTACCCAGATTGTAATAGACCTGCACGCTGTGCTTTCCAGATTGCAGGATGCTTGAATACAACTCTTGAGCCTCTTGATAATTACCATTGGTGTATGCGTTATTAGCTTTCGCGAAAGCTGAATCATCAACATCTTCCTGCGAAAAAAGAAGTGCAGGAATAAGTAGCAAAATCATAAACAGGTTTCTCATTATCTTCTATGAATTTGTTTGTCCAAAGCATTGATCACGCGGCTCGCCTTATCATAATCCTGTTGCATGCTGGTTTCCGATGACGGCGCATATCTCGCAAACTCTGCACTGCTAAGTAGTTCCATAAATTCCTTGCGTGGCTCTTCCTGGACTTGTCGTTGTTGCAATAATTGATCGATGCGCTCCTTGGACATTTCGGCGGTTGGAATGTTCAATTTTGCCTTAAGGAAGTTGTGCAGCGCACGTTCCAGACTTTCATAAAATGCCTCTGGATCATCGAGTTTGCGGCTCGCATCGCTTAGGTATTTCTTACTTAGCTTATTGGCTTTTTTGATCTTCTGTCCTTTAACATCTGCAGCGGTTTGATCTCTCTTTCTAGCAACAAGCAAGAAGAGTGGTATCAATAAAAAGCTGCCGCCTAGAATAGTCCAGTAAGCAGTGCTGCCAAAAAATGTTGAACCGTCAATGTCTTCAAGATCGGTACTGGTAGCGATAAAGGCAAACGTATCACTGGCCGTCAACACATTGGTACCACCTGGCGTGGCAGCCGTAACAGCTGGACCAGTCACCACAATTTCTTGAGCATCGCTATTGATCGTGACATACTGCTTTTTCTTAGGATCAAAGTAGCTGAATTCCACCGCTGGGATCTCATAAGTACCACCAAATTGCGGCACGATGGTGTAATTATCTTCAATAGAACCTGTAATGCTATTCACACTGCGATCGGTATTATCAATGCGCTCTGGTTCAAAGACCTCAAGACTTTGCGGCACCTCAATTTCTGGCAACTGCATGAGCTGCAGATTACCTGTTCCTTCTACCACGACTGTTGCATTAAGGCTTTCACCAGCTTCCAACTGTGATCTGGTAACATCTACATTAAAATCAAACTGACCTACCGCACCTGTAAAACTCGCTGGCCTGCCATCTTGTGGTAAATCCTTTACATTAAGTGTTCTAGCACCAGCCGTGACACGTAATTTTTCAAGAACATTTTGTTGACGGCCAAAGAAACTGCGCCTACCTGAAGGCACTAGCACATTCACATCCATCACCAGTGGTTCCATGGTCACGCGACCCGTTTTCTGCGGATATAAAATGGCATCACGTAATACAAGATATCGGTAAGGCTCGCCCTTGTAGGTGCCATCACGTACAGGTTCATCGCGTCTATCCTTAGTCAATGACCAGAAGTCTTCATATTTAGGCGTCTCGACATCTGTCCAGCCGCGTATGCCAGTATTGTTTGAGACATATAATTTATAAACGACCCGTATGGCTTCATTGAGGTAAGGTGATGCGTTAGAAACCTCAGCGACTAGATGGACATTGAGTTCTGGTAGCGGTTGCTGGCTGTCCATTTCTCGCGGTCGCTCAATAGCTTTGGTCACCTGAATATTGAAAGGATCTGACGTATAAGTTGTGCCTTGATAATCCATGGTAGCACTACCTATGGTCTTAGTACCTGTGCTTTCTGGCGCTAATATGTAAGTATAGGTTTTGGCAAACGAACCTACTCCATTGATATATCGCTGTGAGACGCCAGTCACTGGTCCAGTTGCTACTTTAAAACCTCTAAAATCTGGTGGTGTAAAATTGTCACCATCAGCATTCATCTTGAATTCTACTCGCAGCCGTTCATTGAGTGCGATGTTATCTCGTGTTGCGGTTGCTGTAAACGTTGTTTGCGCAGCGGCCACCGCTGCACTCATCCATAAAAACAAAAAAAGCAGTTGTTTCATTACCAATCTTTCTCTGTGCGCACGCCCTTGCCTTTTTGCTTGCGTGCATTGATTTTATCTTGAATTTTCTGTTCCTCGTTATTCATGGCCTCTAGGATCTGGCGTATTTGCTGCGGTGTCATCTGACCTTCTTGACGTGGTCGCTGTTCGTTGCCGCCTTGCTCTTTAGGTTTGCCATCACCGTTGTCACCTTCGCTATTCTCGCCTTTGTCGTTCTCCTTTTCCTTGCCGTCATCGCCTTCTTTATCATCACCATCTTTCTCTTTGTCACCATCTCCTTTACCATCAGAATTTTCATCTTGGTCGCCTTCCTTGTTCTGATTCTCGTCCTTGTTGTCGCCTTGCTCTGGCTGGTCTTTATCATTACCGCCACCACCGCCTTGATTCTCTTCTTCTTGCTTGGCAAGTGCTAGGTTGTATCGCGTCTCATCATCGGTTGGATCGTTGCGCAGTGCATTTTTGTAGGCCTCAACCGCTTCTACATACTGCTTGTTTTCCATAAAGGTGTTACCCAGATTATGGAAGATTTTATGCTTTTCTTCTTTAGTTTTAGCGCTCAATGCAGCGTCTCTATAATTCTCCACAGCACTGTAGCCTTTCTTATTGTTATAGTAAACGTTCCCTAGATTATAGCTAGCCTCAGCACTTGACGGATTGATAGCTTTAGCTTTTCTATAGGCTGCTTCAGCTTCCACAAAGTCGCTGCTTTGAGCTGCAGACTGACCATTGGCCATTGCGGTCTCATAATCTTGTTGTTGGACTTCTGATAATTGCGCTTTCGCGAAAGCGGAACACATCAAAACCAAAACCAAAGCAACTATGTTTTTCATGTACCTATTCATTGAACAAGTTTAATTTCTTGATCCACGGCGTCTTGCGATTGCTATAGAAAATTTCTAATATCAAAAACAGCAATCCTAATGCCAAAAACCACTGGTACTGTGAGGCAAAGTCTGCATATTGCTGTGAGTCAAAAGCGACCTTGTCCACGCCAGAAAGCTCGTCCTGTAGCTCTTCAATGGCATTTGCCGTGATGGTGCCGTCTATGTAAGTGCCGTTTCCAGCTTCGGCGATTTCTGACAAAGTTTCAGTATTGAGTTTTGTAATGACGGTATTGCCGTCACGATCTTTTTTAAAGGATTGCGTGATACCACGACGTTTGATAGGAATGGTGCCACCTTTTTCAGTCCCAACGCCTATGGTAATGATGCGTACGCCGTTATCGGCAGCATCTTCTGCCATGCTGATGGCTTCGCCTTCATGATCTTCTCCATCGCTGATGATGACCAATACTTTTGAGGCTTCAGATTCTTCTTGATAATAACTTTCTGCCAGCTGGATGGCTTCTGCGATGGCGGTTCCTTGACTGGAAATAAGATCTGTGTTGAGTGCCTGCAAGAACATTTTGGCACTGCTGTAGTCTGTAGTGATGGGCAACTGCGGTACGGCGCTACCTGCATAAGCAATCAAACCAACTCTATCGCTGCCTAAATTATTGATAATTTGTGTGACCAGCTGCTGTGATTTTTGCAGTCGGTTGGGTGCAATGTCTTCAGCCAGCATGGATTTGGAAACGTCCACTGCAAAAACGATGTCCACGCCTTCACGATTGACGGTTTGCACCTTAGTTCCTGCTTTGAGATTGACCAACGCCAAAACAATGAACACAATACTCACGCATATCGTGACCAGTTTCAACACGGGTTTGAACCAAGATCTATCTGGAATCAAGTGATCCAGCATGGCTTGCTGGGCAAACTTGCGCTGTGCACGCACTTTCCAAAACGACAAGCCTAGAAAGAGCAATACCAAAACAGGTATGATCAACAGTAACCAGAAGTATATTTTTTGTTCTAGGATCATATCACGCAGCAGTTCTAAATAATGTATACCTCAATAACATCTCCATACTCAACAATGCCAAGGCTAGCAAAACTAGCGGTCTAAATTTTTCTTGAACATCTGTGAACTTAAATTCTTCCACTTCGGTTTTTTCTAGTTGATCAATTTCTTGATAAATCTGGGCCAGCTTTTTATTGTTGGTCGCACGATAATAGGTACCACCTGTAGATGATGCAATTTCTTTCATTAATTGCTCGTCGATCTCAACTGGCGTCAATGCAAATCTAAAGCTACCATCAGCCTTGATGGAAACTGGTGAATAAGCGTTCCCGTTTGTGCCAATTCCTATCGTATAAACTTTAATGCCGTATTCCACCGCAAGCTCAGATGCTATTTTAGGATCTATAAATCCAGAATTGTTCACACCATCAGTCATCAAGATAATGACTTTACTTTCTGACTCGCTTTCTTTAAGTCGGTTTACTGCGGTTGCCAGACCCATGCCTATGGCTGTACCATTTTGTAATACGTTATCGTACTCAATATCTTCAACAGCTCTCACCGTGATACTTTGATCTGTAGTGATTGGTGTTTTGGTGTAACTCTCACCTGCATAAACAACCACGCCAATGCGATCTGTAGGTCGGCCTTTGATGAAATCCAGCGCTACTTCTTTAGTCGCTTCCAGTCGGTCTGGTTTGAGATCTTTGGCAAGCATACTAGCACTCACGTCAATGGCGAGAACGATGTCGATACCTTCGGTAGTGCTGACTTTTGTGGTGGTGTCTGTCGTTTGCGGTCGTGCCATGGCAACAATTAACAACGCAATAGCCAGTAATCGCAACACATATAACAGCGGTCTAAGTCTGGCCAGCCACGAAGTGCCCGATTCAAAACCTTGCAAACTAGAAATCTTAACAGTAGCGTTGTCTTGCCTGCCTTGCCACCAGTAATACGCGGCCAGGAATGGTATGATCAACAACAACCAGAACCACTGCGGATTCAAAAACTCTACCCTATTCCACCACTGTATCATTGCTGCTGGTCGTTTTTAGGTTGCGGTTTTTTAAGCTCTATGCTGTTGACAATTTGTTCTCTCAATAATCTACCGTATTCTTTGTCTTCCTCATCATTGTTAGTCTTGAGGTTTCCTATCCAGACTTGCTGTACGGCAGCGCCTTGAATGTACAGATATACTACATACTCAAAGGCTTGCTCGTCATATTCATAAGTCCCTTCGAGTTTCAGGCCTTTGAAACCTTGCAGCTCTGCTGGCTCGTCCAGCATCACGATGTTTGTCGCGCCTTGTTCTTCCAGACTGGTGTAAATAGGCTCTGTAAATAATTCGGCAGGAATTTCCTCATCGGCAGCTGGTCCTTGACCTTTAAACTGCATGGTCATCAAGATGACGTACAAATCGCTGTCCATGTCATTGAGACTGAACATATCAATGTTAGATGTTGCTAATGCCAGCTGTCCACCTACTGGTTTGTCCAGTCTGCGCTTTAATATTTCTGGTGTGGTAAGTGTGATACTAGGCGTCCCATAACTACTGGTATATCGAGGTCCATCATAATATTCACGCAGTTCATTACCAAACAGCTGATCCTTAAAATTATCATAGCCTACCACGGCAATCCAAGTTCCTATTGCCACAGCAATTGCCAAAATTGTCGCGCCTATATACAGCGCTATTTTCTTAATCTTGTTCTTGCGGTCTTGCTTGCGTCTGTATTCTACATCTAGCTGCAGCTCATCTTCAGATGGTGGTGGCAACACTTGGTGAATATTATAAATGATATCGTGCGCTGCGCCGCGATCTTCTTTGGCACTAATTGCATCACCACTCATGCCTGCAAACTTGATCAAGTCGGCTTTTTTCAAGAGTTGCTCCAGTCGTGCCAGTGTTTTATCTGTAAGCGATACATCTCTAGCCGCAGTCTCTTGTTTCAGATTTTCCAGCAGCTCGTCGGTTGTATTTTCAAGTGCGTGATCATAGACTTTTTGATCTATGTAGCGACGCAAGATGTACGTGAGTTCTGTGTAATATTCTTTCCAGGCACCGTTTTGGGCGAGTTTGCTCTCTTCCAGCAGTTTCAAGCGGTATTTTGCCCACTCAAATGGTGGTAGCGTGTCCTCATACATTTTACGAGTACGCTTTCGCGAAAGCAAAACAAAAACAATCCCTAATGGAATCCACAAGAGCAGCCACAAGAGTCCAGCCCAGTTGAATGGTTTGGGGTAATCGTTCTCAATGTCTGCCTTGATCGGGAACATTTTTTGCACCGTAGTGTCGGCTTTTACCTCGCGCACTTTTACCATCAAACTATCGCTGTAGATCGAGGCATTGTTCTTAATCACTTTTAAGGCTGGTATGCGGTAATCGCCAGAATCCCATTGCGTGAGACCGTATTTTTTGAAGAGCGTGATGTTGTCGTTTTCCCTGATCGTATCTACTGGATAGGATTCTATGACCTCGAGCGGCCCAACGTTTTGCTGAATAGGAAAAATGACCAAGTCATCCTTAGTCACTGGAACAGCCAGTTGCAGCAAGATTTCCTCGCCCATCATGATGCTGTCTCGATCCACGCTAGTCTGTACAGCTGTGGATTGTGCGCCTGCGGTGGTTGATATCAATGCTATGAAAATGAATAACAATTTTCTCATCTGCGCTTGAAGTATCCTAAAAGTTTAGTGGTGTAATTCTCTCTCGTTTCCAGATCGATGGCGCCAGCATCTGCCTTGGTAAAGCTATTCTTGAAGTAAGCAGCGTTTTCTTTGTGAAAGGCGGCATACTTAGTTCTCACGCTGCGCGAGCTGGTATTAATGATGCGTTGCTTGCCTGTTTCTTGATCCTTAAATGGCACTAATCCCATGCTGGGCAATTCCTGCTCTCGCTGGTCATACACGCGCACGCCAGTGACATCGTGCTTGCGACCTATGACTTGCAATGGCTTTTGATAATCGCTGGTCATGAAATCTGACATCACAAAAACAATAGCTTTTTTCTTGAGCACGCCACCTAGATATTCTAGTGCGTTACCCAAGTTAGTGGTCTTGTTGGATGGTTCAAATTCCAACAGCTCACGAATGATGCGCAAGATGTGAAACTTACCTTTTTTAGGCGGTACAAATAATTCTACCTGATCTGAAAAGAGCAGCAAGCCTACCTTATCATTATTCTGCAAAGCGCTGAATGCCAGCGTTGCGCTGATTTCGGTAATGATCTCACGTTTGAGCTGGTCTTGGGTTCCAAAAAGGGTACTGCCGCTGACATCTGCCACCAGCATGAGTGTGAGCTCACGTTCTTCTTCAAAAACTTTGACAAACGGCTCTCTAAATCTAGCGGTAACATTCCAATCGATATTGCGCACATCATCGCCGTATTGATATTGGCGCACCTCACTAAAAGTCATACCACGACCCTTAAAGGCGCTGTGGTACTCACCTCCAAAAACGGCATCGCTCAACCGCCGAGTCTTGATCTCGATCTTGCGTACTTTTTTAAGGAGTTCTTTTGTGTCCAATTTTTTAATCAGTTAATGTGGTAATGGGTTAATGTGCTAATTACTTTATTGGCGTATTTCTTTTAGTTGATGCGATTATAGATGATAACAATTTTGCTATTGACGTTCTTTTCTCAAATAATAATTCTGGCGGTGTTGGTAAATGTTGAGACGTTTTACACAGTTGTAACCAGTAATCTGTTTCAAGACATTCTTTAGAGGCTATCTTTAATTTATGGACAAAATCATTTCTGCTTTCTGCACCTTGTGCTTCATGAATATTGGCTCCTATGCTTGTACCAGATCTAAATATTTGTGAGGAAAGCTCCCAATTCTTTTGTTCTTTCAATACTTGAACAAATTCAATAATCTCTAATGAAAACTGAAAACTCAGATCTACGATCGGATTCGTTTTAGACATTTTTAATTATTAAATCTTGGGAAGCAATTCAGAACAAAACACATTAGCACATTAACCAATTATCGCATTAATTAAGGTACTTCAATCGTATTCACGATCTTATTCACGATATCTTCCGTGGTGTAACTTTCTGCCTCGGCTTCATAGGTGATTCCTATACGGTGACGCAGGACGTCTAGCACTACCGCGCGCACATCTTCTGGCACGACATAACCGCGGCGCTTGATAAATGCATAGCATTTGGCGGCCTTGGCAAGGTTGATGGATCCACGTGGTGATGCGCCAAAACTAATCAGCGGCTTCAAGTCGGCCAGGTTGTATTTTTCTGGGTAACGCGTCGCAAAAATGATGTCGAGAATGTACTTTTCAATCTTCTCATCCATATAAACCATCTCTACCGCATCTTGCGCACGCAGGATTTGCTCTGGCGTGATTACAGGATTAGGTTCTGGAAATTCCTTCTTGAGATTGGCGCGCATGATAAATTGCTCGTCTGCGATGGTAGGATAGTCGATGACTGTTTTTAACATAAAACGGTCCATTTGTGCCTCAGGTAACGGATAGGTTCCTTCTTGATCTACTGGATTTTGAGTGGCCATTACCAGAAATGGTTTCTCCAGTTTGAAAGTCGTGTCGCCTATGGTCACTTGCTTTTCCTGCATGGCTTCCAGCAGTGCAGATTGTACTTTGGCAGGCGCACGATTGATCTCATCTGCCAGGACAAAATTGGCAAAAATGGGTCCTTTGCGTATGGAAAAATCATTTTCCTTCATGTTGTAAATCAGCGTTCCTACGACATCTGCTGGCAGCAGGTCTGGTGTAAACTGTATGCGCGAGAAACTACCTTGAACGGCTTTGGAAAGCGTGGTGATCGCCAGTGTTTTGGCAAGTCCAGGCACACCTTCTAGCAATATGTGACCGCGTCCTAGCAGTCCTATGAGCAATCGATCGATCATGTACTGTTGACCCACGATTACCTTATTCATCTCACGTACCAGCTGATCTATAAACGCACTTTCAGCTTGCACCTTATCATTGATACTGGCCACATCTACGGCCGTATGTTCTTGATTCATAAATAATGATTTTCGACTCTTTTCTTAACTCCTAAAAATAGCTTTTCTTGTTCCAGGCTTCCTTAATATCCTCTCAAAAATAAAAAGTAGCCGGTACACTGCAAACTGTCTATTTGTTGCAGTTGGTATAGGTTTGTTACGCTTTGCTCTTTACTCCATTAAAAACTTGGTTAAATAACTCATAGGCACACTTGTCCACCTATTAATTATATTCTTTAAAGCACATATTTAACGATGCTGTTTTTTGGGATTACGCTTTCGCGAAAGCAAAATTCTAACCCACATAAAGTAAGACACAAGCGCAGGCAAAAGGTTTAAAATTCCTGCAAGTAGGCTGCGGTGCATCACACCAAGATTCTGACTACCTTTGAGATATGGCAAAAACAGTATTGATCACAGGCGCCACCAGCGGTATAGGACTCGCAACGGCACAACTACTAGCAAGTAATGATTACCGACTCATTTTATGCGGTCGCAACAGTGAAAAACTTGCGGAATTGCAAAATGAACTCGGCGAAAAGACAGACGTCACCACGCTGGAATTTGACGTGCGTGACAAGGATCGCGTCCATGAATTAATTCAAGGATTGCCAGCTGAATTCAGCCAGATTGATGTGCTTATCAATAACGCGGGAAATGCACATGGGCTGGATCCTATCGATAAGGGCAGTGTGGACGATTGGGACGCGATGATGGATATCAATGTCAAGGGCTTGCTGTATGTAAGTCATGCGATCATACCGCAAATGCGCGAGCGTGAGTCTGGTCATATTATCAATATAGGCTCTACCGCTGGTAAGGAAGTTTATCCCAATGGTAATGTGTACTGCGGTAGCAAACATGCCGTAGATGCCATCACGACTGGTATGCGTCTAGATTTGAATCCGTACAAAATCAAGGTAGGTGCGGTAAATCCTGGACTGGTAGAAACCAATTTTAGCAAGGTGCGTTTTAAGGGCGATACCGATAGAGCCGACAAAGTATATCAAGGCTACAAAGCCCTGCAACCAGAAGACATTGCAGATGTCATTCTATTTGCCCTTACCAGACCTGCACACGTCAACATTGCAGACCTGACCATGATGTGTACAGCACAGGCTAGTAGTACAGTGTTGAATAAGGGATAGGTTTTACGGTATGTTCCAGCCGATTCCGCATCACTTCGACAAGCTCAGCTCGGCGCAAGTGCGGAATGACAATTACAAATTACATGAAAAAAATACTGCCACTTCTTGTATTTCTACTGCTGCTTTCCTGCCAGAAAGAGCTGGCAGCTACCAGTGAAAATATCAACGCAGTTTTTGATACTCAGGATTTCAGTATCAGGTATGTTATTCTGGAAAATGAAGAACATCGCATGAGTTTTATGAATAATGTGATGGCATATTTTGGCCCTGAAGAGACGATAAGAAAAGAGCTTTCTTATGATGAAGCCATTTTGATCAATACCTTTGTACAAGACCGCTTTCAAAACAGAAATCAAACCGCTGCAAAAACAGATCAATTGATCATCTACAACGACACTAAAAAAGTTGTTTTTGAAACTGCGGCGTTTGAAAAAGAGTTTGAGACTTTATTGCAACAATTAGACATACCCTATGTATCCGCTAAGAAGAAATAGAAGATTACGTACCACAGCTGCTATACGTTCACTGGTTCAAGAAACCGTGGTGACGCCTAGTGATTTTATCGTTCCGCTATTTGTGGTAGAAGGTAAAGGCGTGAAAGAAGAGATAGCCAGCATGCCTGATTATTACAGATACAGTCTGGACTTGCTGGCAAAAGAAGTCAAAGAACTCTGGAACATGGGATTGAAAAGCGTGCTGCTTTTTGTCAAGGTTCCCGATGATTTAAAAGACAACAAAGGCACTGAAGCTCTCAATAGTGACGGTCTCATGCAGCGAGCCATCAAAACCGTCAAAGATGCCGCACCAGATATGTATGTCATGACAGATGTAGCGCTAGATCCTTATTCCAGCTATGGTCATGATGGTATCGTTGAAAACGGTAAGATCTTAAACGATGCTACCAGCGAGGTGCTGGCGCAAATGAGCGTCTCGCAAGCACAAGCTGGCGCAGATATGGTGGCACCAAGTGATATGATGGATGGACGTATTCTTTACATACGGGAAGCGCTGGAAGAAAACGGATTTACCGATACAGGTATCATGAGCTACAGCGCCAAATATGCCAGTGCTTTTTACGGCCCTTTTAGAGATGCGCTGGATAGCGCACCAGGTTTTGGCGATAAGAAAACCTACCAAATGGATCCAGCCAATAGGTCTGAAGCCATTAAGGAATCTCTCATGGACATCGATGAAGGTGCTGACATTCTCATGGTAAAACCAGGATTGTGCTATCTGGACATCGTGCGCGATTTACATAATGAAGTAGAGCTGCCTATTGCCGTTTATCAAGTAAGTGGTGAGTATGCGATGCTCAAAGCCGCGGCCGATCAAGGCTGGCTAGACCACGATGCCGTCATGATGGAACAGGTCACTGCCATCAAGCGCGCTGGAGCTAGTTTAATTGCTAGTTATTTTGCTAAGGATGTGGTCAAGGTGATTTCTTAAAATCAATCAACTTTTATGAGTGTCATTTCCTTAGGGATCCTCAACCTTTGAGATGCCTCTGGGTCATCATTAAGATTGAGAAAACCTACAATCATAGTTTTCATTCTTAGCACCTTTTGCTCAACCAGTCCAGATGATGTCAAGATCTCTCTAGTACTGAGTATAACATTTGAGTCATAGCTTGTCCACTTACTATTCACCGGATCTTCAAAGATAAAGTTAACAGGTTTTCCTGGCCTAAAATACATAGAGGAAAAATGATAGACATCATCTGGAGAGCCTTGTGTTATTGCTTGATTCAAAGTATTGATGATCTCAACACCATTTTTCACATATTTGTAGTTCCCCAATAACATGTCTGCTTTGCCGTACTCACCACCCTTTTCGTGCGCCTCGACTCTTTCCAAAACTAAGGTGAATTCTTCATTGCTTTGTTCAAATTTATAAGTGCCTTCAAAAACCAACATATCGTTATTGATATCCTTGATATACAAATTGGATTGATCATCTATGGATAAATAATTATAATCAATTGGTACAATTTGAGAATAGCCTAGACATGCACCTATAAAAAATATCAAGTTTACATGTAGTTTCATCTTGCTATAAATATTTTGATGCAGTTTGAGATGTTGCGATTATTTAATGAGAAATTTCTGCTACTAAATTTAGAGCGGAACAAGACTTAATAAGACCACCGAAGAAATCAGATTAATCATTTTTCCAGAAGTTTAATGGTCTTTAAGTCATTCAATAATAATGTTTTTCTAACTACTCTACTCGTGTTAAAATCATATTGTCTGGATACAATTGATTGAAACCACTAGGACAATCTTCTTGAGTTGGCTGGCTTGAGCCATATTGTTGAAAAAATAATTTTAGAGTGTTATCATCGATTTTGGTAATAAAGACATTACCGTAAATGTAGCACTCCGAGCTTTTTAACTGAAAAAAATCATAAAACCAATTACCATTACGTCCTTGTGTTATTCCATGACCTCTAAGACGTTTACTTCTAATAGAGACATTGAATGTGTCTTCTATAACTTCATC
This window harbors:
- a CDS encoding AAA family ATPase, whose amino-acid sequence is MNQEHTAVDVASINDKVQAESAFIDQLVREMNKVIVGQQYMIDRLLIGLLGRGHILLEGVPGLAKTLAITTLSKAVQGSFSRIQFTPDLLPADVVGTLIYNMKENDFSIRKGPIFANFVLADEINRAPAKVQSALLEAMQEKQVTIGDTTFKLEKPFLVMATQNPVDQEGTYPLPEAQMDRFMLKTVIDYPTIADEQFIMRANLKKEFPEPNPVITPEQILRAQDAVEMVYMDEKIEKYILDIIFATRYPEKYNLADLKPLISFGASPRGSINLAKAAKCYAFIKRRGYVVPEDVRAVVLDVLRHRIGITYEAEAESYTTEDIVNKIVNTIEVP
- a CDS encoding SDR family NAD(P)-dependent oxidoreductase; its protein translation is MAKTVLITGATSGIGLATAQLLASNDYRLILCGRNSEKLAELQNELGEKTDVTTLEFDVRDKDRVHELIQGLPAEFSQIDVLINNAGNAHGLDPIDKGSVDDWDAMMDINVKGLLYVSHAIIPQMRERESGHIINIGSTAGKEVYPNGNVYCGSKHAVDAITTGMRLDLNPYKIKVGAVNPGLVETNFSKVRFKGDTDRADKVYQGYKALQPEDIADVILFALTRPAHVNIADLTMMCTAQASSTVLNKG
- the hemB gene encoding porphobilinogen synthase, whose protein sequence is MYPLRRNRRLRTTAAIRSLVQETVVTPSDFIVPLFVVEGKGVKEEIASMPDYYRYSLDLLAKEVKELWNMGLKSVLLFVKVPDDLKDNKGTEALNSDGLMQRAIKTVKDAAPDMYVMTDVALDPYSSYGHDGIVENGKILNDATSEVLAQMSVSQAQAGADMVAPSDMMDGRILYIREALEENGFTDTGIMSYSAKYASAFYGPFRDALDSAPGFGDKKTYQMDPANRSEAIKESLMDIDEGADILMVKPGLCYLDIVRDLHNEVELPIAVYQVSGEYAMLKAAADQGWLDHDAVMMEQVTAIKRAGASLIASYFAKDVVKVIS
- a CDS encoding DUF6705 family protein, with the protein product MKLHVNLIFFIGACLGYSQIVPIDYNYLSIDDQSNLYIKDINNDMLVFEGTYKFEQSNEEFTLVLERVEAHEKGGEYGKADMLLGNYKYVKNGVEIINTLNQAITQGSPDDVYHFSSMYFRPGKPVNFIFEDPVNSKWTSYDSNVILSTREILTSSGLVEQKVLRMKTMIVGFLNLNDDPEASQRLRIPKEMTLIKVD